DNA from Phragmites australis chromosome 16, lpPhrAust1.1, whole genome shotgun sequence:
GCTCCACGGCTTGAAACATCTTACATGCCTCAACGACCTGCAAAATGCCGAGCCAGTATGGTACTTCAACGTATTTGCCGATCAAGTTCTATGAAATGAAGACAGGACCGTGCATGCAGGCCATATGTTCAAGTATAAATTTATGGCAGAACGTTGTATGGATTTCGCAGGCAAGTATAAATTTATGACAGAACCTTGTATGTACATTTCTTTAAGGCTGCAACAAAGATACATACCATCTCCGCCTCGGTCGTTCCACTCTTCTTAGTGCGCAGGGCTCTTGCGTAGTGGCCGCAGAACTTCTGGACCGTCGTGTTGATGAATGTCCATCTCCCCTGCAGCGATTTCTTATTCTGAGTTGATGTAAAAGTCTTGTTCTCATTGTAGTAACTCTCGATCCTGTGCCAGAATGCACCTAAGCTCTGGTTGCTCCCAACCACGGGATCTAGGCTCACGTTCAACCAGGCCGCAACAAGGAGAAGGTCCTCCTCCAACTTGTAACTGCAGCCACGGCCACCAACTGCTGCCGCCTCTACGGGTGCCTCATTGTCCTGCACCTGCGCGGAAGGAGTCTGGGTGCCGATGATGGCATCTTCGGTGAGCGGCAACACATCATCCCACGGCATGCTCTCCATGTCCCCGTGAAGGAATCCAGCGTACTCCATTTCGTCCCTGACCACAAGACATTAAGCACTGCAGTACATGTAGGAAGTATGTAATCGTTCACTACCAGACAATAAGCAATGAATGGGCCACATGTAATGTTTCGATACTCAACCATAAGTTTCTACTGTCAGTCATCACAAAAACAACACTTTTGCAATAACACCTAATGCACATTGCCATAGCATGTGCTCAAGAAAGCTCAAATAAAAGTTCACCAAAATAGATAGCATTCGGTAACCAAGCTTCTCGAAATGTCTCATACATCTAGACATACTACCACGGTAACATGCCGACTTCAGGACTGACGACTAGAGGATAAGACCGACACCTAAATGTCATCCATTAACCTACAGGAACTACAGGCTACCTTCACTGCATACATTCCATACAACATAATAGAGATTGTTCTGAACTACAGCCTCCATGACCTATCGGATTCGATGGACATTGAATCTTCGGAACACAGGAGCTCATCGGTGCTCCAGTCAGACTAAACGACATCATCCTCGTCGTTGTCTTGTGATGCAGCCCCTTCCTCTAACACTGCTGCGCTTGAAATTTCGGTGTCAAGACCATGGTTGTCGACGCCAACGTCCCGCATACAGCCTTCAACTTGGAACACAAGCTGTTCCAAGTCCTCCGCTATGTTTTCCACATGCAGAAGTGCCATGTTGAGATCCACGGCAGCCGGGGTGCTTTCTGGACTCAAGTTGTCAATGGCCAGTTTCTTCAAAGCGGCCGCCGACTCCTCCAcatggtcctgcatcttcgacaCAAGAGCAACAAGCGCTGCGCGGTCCATCTACAACCACGGGTTCAGGATGACTAAAGGAACATGTGCTTATTTGTGCCATATGCAGGAACTCAATCAATGCAGGTGTACTCTACAGTTTGTAAAGGGTACCTCTTTATGACATACATACACTATATATATCATTACTGCACATACGTACCATACACAACATATGTCATTACTGCAACAGATCATATCCTACTCTAGTGCACCAGACAACAGTGATTCTTGCACTACAAAAAACATTATTTCCATACAACTAGCAGTAATGTTCACCTCCTACTCCTACCCAGATTGCCAAAGATCTACCATTTCCAGTCCGAATTGCCATTCCCATTATCCCCTACACTTCCTACTCATCCCTGCCCTACACCAATCAAAGGATGCGAAGCCTCACTGCATATTGTTACACATCTTGTTAACTCCAGGATAGTGTGCTACAAATATCCTACATGAGCCTATGCAGTGAGGTTCAACTTTGCTAAAACACTGCCTGCTGTTCCTACCTTTCCCAGTTAAACAACAATGTTCTAGTGCACAAAATCACATTCCCAAGTAAACTTTTTCAATAGTTCATGACTTTCCGAAGCTATTGTCACATAATTCGCTTCCACCAAAACACATAGCAATCTTTCAGACTAGCAT
Protein-coding regions in this window:
- the LOC133895081 gene encoding glutathione S-transferase T3-like translates to MEYAGFLHGDMESMPWDDVLPLTEDAIIGTQTPSAQVQDNEAPVEAAAVGGRGCSYKLEEDLLLVAAWLNVSLDPVVGSNQSLGAFWHRIESYYNENKTFTSTQNKKSLQGRWTFINTTVQKFCGHYARALRTKKSGTTEAEMVCIFVAALKKCTYKVLS